The Rhodothermales bacterium genome contains the following window.
GCGCTGAAATACGAGGCCGTGTCGTCGGGGTTTTCAGCCGCCCGATGCCAGGACCGGGTCACGTCTCCCGCAGGCGGCTCGACCTTGACCACACGCGCGCCCAACTCGGCCAGAAACTGGCCGACGCTTGGCCCCGCCAGCACGGTCGCCAGCTCGACGACGAGCAGGCCCTCCAGCACGTCAGGCTCCCGGTACGCCCGGTTCGGTCATGTCCCGCACGTCCAGCACGTGGTCCAATTCCTCCTCGGACATCAGCCCCATTTCCAGTACGACTGCGCGCACGGACTGTCGCGTTTTGGCGGCCGTCTTTGCCACGGTCGATGCCTGGTCGTAGCCAATCGTGCGGTTGAGCGCCGTGGCAATGGACGGATTAAGTTCAAGCAGCTCGCGGCATCGCTCCCGGTCTGCCTGAATGCCCTCCAGGCAACCGGTCCGGAACGCATCGCAGGCGCCCTGGAGCACGTTGACAGACTCCAGCATGGCGTGTGCCATGACGGGCATCATGACGTTCAGCTCGAAGTTGCCATGCTGCCCGCCGACGGTGATCGTGGTGTGATTGCCCATGACACGTGCGCAGACCATCATCAACGCCTCGCTGAGCACCGGATTCACCTTGCCGGGCATGATCGACGACCCCGGCTGGATGGCCGGAAGGCGGATCTCGGAAAGTCCGCTGGTGGGACCACTCGACAGGTGCCGAATGTCGTTGGCGATCTTCATCAGCGAGACGGCCACCGTATTCAGCGCTCCCGATGCGCTCACGTAGGCATCCTTGGCGGCCTGGGCCTCGAAATGGTTGTCGGCCTCCCGGAAGGTGAGCCCTGTGAACTCGGAAATGTGAGCGATGGCCGATTTGGCGAACGCAGGCGGGCAGTTGATACCCGTTCCCGTAGCGGTGCCGCCCAGTGCGAGTTCAGCCAGCTCTTCGGAGGCGCGCTCGACCCGCCTCATGCCGAGCCGGAGCTGCGCCGCGTAGCCACCGAACTCCTGGCCCAGTCGGACCGGGGTGGCATCCATGAGGTGGGTGCGGCCACTCTTGACCACATCGTCAAACTCGGCAGCCTTGGCCTCGAGGGCCGTCGCAAACCGGTCCAGGGCCGGCAATAAATCCTCGGCGATGGCAACCCGCGCGGCAACATGCATCGCGGTCGGAATGACATCGTTGGAGGATTGCGAGGCGTTCACATGATCGTTGGGGTGGACCAGCTTCGAGCCGCGGTCGCCCCCCATGCGCTCCGAGGCCAGGTTTGCAAGCACCTCGTTGGCGTTCATGTTGCTCGAGGTCCCGCTGCCGGTCTGGAAGATGTCCAGCACGAATTCGTGGTCGAGCTCGCCGGCAATCACGCGGTCCGCGACGGCAACGATCGCATCGCGCACATCCTGCTCGATCAATGACAACTCTGCGTTGGCCATGGCCGCGGAGCGCTTGACAATGCCCAGCGCCGCGATGAATCGCCGCGGGAAACGAATCCCGCTGATGGGGAAGTTGTCGGCGGCGCGCTGGGTCTGGGCGCCAAAGGCCGCGTCGGCGGGTACCCGGACTTCTCCGAGGGAGTCGCGTTCGATGCGAAAATCGCTCATCGTTGATGGCAGCAGTGGATGGTTTCGAAATATACCCGCGCGCCCTCACGGAGGGTGTTGATTGGGGTTGAATACGGGGCGTTTCGCAGAGGCGTGCCGGGGCGATGCGCCCGCTCCGCACGCCCTGGCAACCCAAGCGGGCCCTGTTCGTAGCTTGCCGCCGCCAAACCCTCCCCGGATGAAACTGATCACCGACGTGTCGGCCATGCAGGCCGAAGCCAATACCGCCCGCGCCGCCGGAAAACGGCTCGCCCTGGTGCCGACCATGGGGTCACTGCACGCGGGCCATCTGGAGTTGGTGCGTCGCGCGAAGGAAGAGGCCGACCACGTAACGGTCTCCATCTTCGTCAATCCGACCCAGTTCGCTCCCGGAGAGGACTACGACCTCTATCCCCGTGATCTGGAGGGGGACATGCGTCTGCTCGAGGGCATTGGGGCGGTCCAGGCGATCTATGCGCCGCCCCCCTTGGCCATGTACGAGAACGGCACGTCAGGGCTTACCTGGGTGACCGTCGACCGGCTGACGGAGTACCTCTGCGGACCCCACCGGGAAGGCCACTTTCGCGGCGTCACGACCATCGTCGCGAAGCTGTTCAATGCGTGTCGTCCCGACGTGGCCGTGTTCGGGCTGAAGGACGCGCAGCAGTTTTTCACGCTGCGACGTATGGTGCGCGATCTGGACTTCGGCATAGAGCTCGTTGGTGTCGAAACCGTGCGCGAGCCGGATGGGCTGGCCATGTCCAGCAGGAATCGTTACCTCGGCACCGAGGCCCGCAAGCAGGCCGTGGCCCTTTCCCGGGCTGTGCTGGGTGCCCGGGATCGGATCCGGGCTGGTGAGCGCGACTCCACCCGCGTCCTGGATGCCATGCAGGCCGAATTTGACAATCTCTCCCTGGCCGCCCTTGAGTATACCGAGGTGGTCGACGGAGACCTGCTTCAGCCTGTGGATGCGCTGCGTCCGGGAATGACGGTGATCGCGGCGGTTGCGGCGCAGGTGGGCGGTGCGCGACTCATCGACAATTCCATTGTGCAGGTACCCGAATGAGGTTCTTTGCTGCGCTGCTGCTGGCGCTGTTTGTGACGGATGCGGCGGGCCAGTCATGGCGCTACCCTGCTCCGGTGGACGGAGGGCTGGCGCTCATCGACAGCACGGGAAAAAGGGTCGGGGATGCCGTATTCGAGAGCGTGCCTGCCTTCGACGGACCCGTCGGCGCGGCGCGCAGAGACGGACGGTGGGGACTGATTGACAGATCCGGCGCCTGGGTGGTCGAGCCCCGCTATGGGGAAGCCTCCGCGCACGGGAATCGTGTCCTCGCCCGGGACGCGCAGGGCTGGCACCTGCTGGACGCTTCGGGCAGGACGCTGACCTCCGAACCCTATGCGGCGATCTCACCCCCAGGCGATGGCGTAGCGGCCTTCCAGGAGCTGAGTCCGGGTCGCGGCAAGGAAGGAAAGTGGGGTCTTCTGTCCGCAGACGACGGTCGGGTGGTGCTCCGACCGGAGTTGGATGCCGCCGGGGTGCCCGCAGAGGGTCTTGTTCCGGCTGCGCGGTATCGCAAGCTTATTTTTCTGCGTCTGGAGCGCCGCTGGGGGTACGTGGACCAGGCGGGTCAGTGGCGGATTGAGCCTCTCTTCGGGTTCGCACGGACTTTTTCCGACGGACTGGGACTGGCGACGGACGGCCGGGCCGGCGTCTACCTTGACGCGTCCGGCGATACCGTGCTGGTGGCCGAGCATGCGCTGGTCGCCTCGTTCTCGGACGGACTGGCCCGCTTCGGCGAGCCCGGCAGCCAGGGGTTCATGGATGTGGAGGGTGCCGTGCGCATAGAGGCCCGCTTCGAGGCCGCTTCCGACTTCCGGAACGGCCGGGCTGCTGTCAGACAGGACGGGCGATGGGGCTACATCGACACCACCGGAGCCTGGGTAGTGCCCCCGACCTTTGAAACGGCCGGCACGTTCCAGGGGGGGCTGACGCTGGTCCGATTCCAGGGCAGGCACCAGTACATCGACCTGCAAGGCAACGTCATCTGGCAGCAGAACTAGCCGGAATCGCCAAGCGTCGGAAACCGACCTAGTCTTCGAACTGCTCGTAGGCCTTGATGATGTCCTTCACCAATCGGTGCCGGATAACATCGGCCTCGTCGAAATAGACGAACTGGATGCCCTCCACGTCTGACAGAATCTCCCGGGCGTGCACCAACCCGCTGTCCGAGCGGCGAGGCAGGTCGGTCTGTGTGACGTCCCCGGTGATGATGGAACGGCTGTTGGCCCCGAGCCTCGTCAGAAACATCTTCATCTGCGGCGTGGTCGCGTTCTGGGCTTCATCCAGAATCACGAACGCCGAGTTGAGTGTGC
Protein-coding sequences here:
- a CDS encoding class II fumarate hydratase, which codes for MSDFRIERDSLGEVRVPADAAFGAQTQRAADNFPISGIRFPRRFIAALGIVKRSAAMANAELSLIEQDVRDAIVAVADRVIAGELDHEFVLDIFQTGSGTSSNMNANEVLANLASERMGGDRGSKLVHPNDHVNASQSSNDVIPTAMHVAARVAIAEDLLPALDRFATALEAKAAEFDDVVKSGRTHLMDATPVRLGQEFGGYAAQLRLGMRRVERASEELAELALGGTATGTGINCPPAFAKSAIAHISEFTGLTFREADNHFEAQAAKDAYVSASGALNTVAVSLMKIANDIRHLSSGPTSGLSEIRLPAIQPGSSIMPGKVNPVLSEALMMVCARVMGNHTTITVGGQHGNFELNVMMPVMAHAMLESVNVLQGACDAFRTGCLEGIQADRERCRELLELNPSIATALNRTIGYDQASTVAKTAAKTRQSVRAVVLEMGLMSEEELDHVLDVRDMTEPGVPGA
- a CDS encoding pantoate--beta-alanine ligase — encoded protein: MKLITDVSAMQAEANTARAAGKRLALVPTMGSLHAGHLELVRRAKEEADHVTVSIFVNPTQFAPGEDYDLYPRDLEGDMRLLEGIGAVQAIYAPPPLAMYENGTSGLTWVTVDRLTEYLCGPHREGHFRGVTTIVAKLFNACRPDVAVFGLKDAQQFFTLRRMVRDLDFGIELVGVETVREPDGLAMSSRNRYLGTEARKQAVALSRAVLGARDRIRAGERDSTRVLDAMQAEFDNLSLAALEYTEVVDGDLLQPVDALRPGMTVIAAVAAQVGGARLIDNSIVQVPE
- a CDS encoding WG repeat-containing protein; translation: MRFFAALLLALFVTDAAGQSWRYPAPVDGGLALIDSTGKRVGDAVFESVPAFDGPVGAARRDGRWGLIDRSGAWVVEPRYGEASAHGNRVLARDAQGWHLLDASGRTLTSEPYAAISPPGDGVAAFQELSPGRGKEGKWGLLSADDGRVVLRPELDAAGVPAEGLVPAARYRKLIFLRLERRWGYVDQAGQWRIEPLFGFARTFSDGLGLATDGRAGVYLDASGDTVLVAEHALVASFSDGLARFGEPGSQGFMDVEGAVRIEARFEAASDFRNGRAAVRQDGRWGYIDTTGAWVVPPTFETAGTFQGGLTLVRFQGRHQYIDLQGNVIWQQN